In Capricornis sumatraensis isolate serow.1 chromosome 16, serow.2, whole genome shotgun sequence, a genomic segment contains:
- the LOC138092710 gene encoding olfactory receptor 52A5-like, translating to MLGPNGSVFMPSVLTLIGIPGLESVQCWIGIPFCVMYLMAVVGNTLILVIIKYENSLHSPMYIFLAMLGATDIALSTCILPKMLGIFWFNLIEISFEACLLQMWLLHSFQGIECGVLLAMALDRYVAICNPLRHASIFSQKLLIHIGVGVTLRAAILGAPCLVLIKYRLKFYQTTVVSHSYCEHMAIVKLAIEDTRINKIYGLFVAFTILGFDIIFITLSYIQIFVTVFQLPQKEARLKAFNTCIAHICVFLQFYLLGFFSFFTHRFGSHIPPYVHILLSNLYLLVPPFLNPIVYGVKTKQIRDHVLTIFVCSKRFNH from the coding sequence ATGCTGGGACCCAATGGCTCAGTCTTCATGCCCTCTGTATTAACACTCATCGGGATTCCTGGCCTGGAGTCAGTGCAATGCTGGATCGGGATTCCATTCTGTGTCATGTACCTTATGGCAGTAGTTGGGAATACTCTAATTTTGGTGATAATCAAATATGAAAACAGTCTCCATAGTCCTATGTACATTTTTCTCGCTATGTTGGGGGCCACAGACATTGCACTTAGCACTTGTATTCTCCCCAAAATGTTAGGCATCTTCTGGTttaatttgatagagatttctTTTGAAGCCTGTCTTCTACAAATGTGGCTTCTTCACTCATTCCAGGGAATTGAATGCGGTGTTCTATTGGCGATGGCCCTAgatcgctatgtggccatctgtaatCCCTTGAGACATGCCAGCATCTTCTCTCAAAAACTCTTGATTCACATTGGGGTTGGGGTGACACTAAGGGCTGCCATACTTGGTGCACCATGCCTGGTACTAATCAAATATCGTCTCAAATTCTACCAAACCACAGTCGTCTCCCACTCTTACTGTGAGCACATGGCCATTGTGAAGCTGGCTATTGAAGATACACGGATCAACAAGATCTATGGTCTATTTGTTGCCTTCACTATCTTAGGATTTGACATAATCTTTATCACCTTGTCCTACATTCAGATCTTTGTCACCGTCTTTCAACTGCCCCAGAAGGAGGCAAGACTGAAAGCCTTTAATACCTGCATCGCTCATATTTGTGTCTTCCTGCAATTCTACCTCCTtggcttcttctctttcttcacacACAGATTTGGTTCTCATATACCACCATACGTTCATATCCTTTTATCTAACCTTTACCTGTTAGTCCCACCTTTTCTCAACCCAATCGTCTATGGAGTGAAGACCAAACAAATCCGTGACCATGTGCTAACAATATTTGTATGCTCCAAACGTTTTAATCATTAG